The Meriones unguiculatus strain TT.TT164.6M chromosome 9, Bangor_MerUng_6.1, whole genome shotgun sequence genome window below encodes:
- the Mrpl57 gene encoding large ribosomal subunit protein mL63, translated as MFLTAVLLRGRLSGSQWIGKHRRPRTVSFHAKQSMIRRLEVEAENHYWLSMPYLTKEQEHGHAAERRARDFEAIKAAATSKFPKHRYVADQLDHLNVTKKWS; from the coding sequence ATGTTCCTCACCGCAGTCCTCCTCCGCGGCCGCCTTTCGGGCAGTCAGTGGATCGGGAAGCACCGGCGGCCGCGCACCGTGTCTTTCCACGCGAAGCAGAGCATGATCCGCCGCCTGGAGGTGGAGGCCGAGAACCACTACTGGCTGAGCATGCCCTACCTGACCAAGGAGCAGGAGCACGGCCACGCCGCGGAGCGCAGGGCCCGGGATTTTGAGGCTATCAAGGCGGCCGCCACTTCCAAGTTCCCCAAGCACCGATACGTGGCAGACCAGCTAGACCATCTCAACGTCACGAAGAAATGGTCCTAA